A genomic window from Dermacentor silvarum isolate Dsil-2018 chromosome 9, BIME_Dsil_1.4, whole genome shotgun sequence includes:
- the LOC119465313 gene encoding protein Mpv17 isoform X3, producing MRQAWNLYARMVRDHPLKTQMITTATVMLSGDLIAQKVVERRSSIDVPRAARFFTMGVVFVGPVVRGWYLILERVVGSGASSALVIKKVLLDQTIFGPLFVPSLMVGLGVLQRRSWDDIQQSVRANYLQILKTMYMIWPVAQFVNFKFVPLSYRQPVRQLCGYRVEHLFGR from the exons ATGCGGCAGGCATGGAATCTCTACGCGCGTATGGTGCGCGATCACCCGTTGAAGACGCAGATGATCACCACGGCCACTGTGATGCTTTCGGGAGACCTGATCGCCCAGAAGGTGGTCGAACGCCGGTCCAGCATCGACGTTCCTCGAGCGGCGAG GTTCTTCACCATGGGCGTCGTATTTGTCGGTCCCGTCGTCCGTGGCTGGTACCTCATCCTCGAACGGGTTGTCGGCAGCGGGGCCAGCAGTGCGTTGGTCATCAAGAAAGTGCTCCTAGACCAAACTATATTCGGTCCCTTGTTTGTGCCCAGCTTAATGGTGGGTCTGGGCGTGCTGCAGCGCCGCTCGTGGGACGACATCCAGCAATCAGTGCGCGCTAACTATCTGCAGATCCTGAAGACCATGTACATGATCTGGCCCGTGGCGCAGTTCGTCAACTTTAAGTTTGTGCCCCTCAGCTACAGGCAGCCAGTTCGGCAGTTGTGTGGCTATCGTGTGGAACACTTATTTGGCCGGTAA